A single Nitrospirota bacterium DNA region contains:
- a CDS encoding tetratricopeptide repeat protein, giving the protein MLRDFLIALALVAAVLAIYGQTGNHEFLSYDDPNYVTTNLSIRDGVTLDSLWRAFTSTEFYNWHPLTRISYLVDYELYGLSPRGYHLTNVALHTANTLLVFVIFRRMTGKTWPAALVAALFGVHPLHVESVAWISERKDVLSACFWLLTIWAYVRYAERRSSGRYVTVLALFTLGLMAKPMVVTLPFVLLLLDYWPLGRWSLTFDGQAWQSLGRLISEKVPLLALAAAASAMTIYAQSAGGAVAALERFPLSVRVTNALVSYVAYLGHTLWPVGLSIRYPHPGVTLPVWKAGVAALILLVVTGLAVRALRSRPYVAVGWLWYLATLIPVIGVIQVGDQAMADRYTYIPLIGVFITVAWGLRDAAARPRIRTIVPWTAALALAALTAAAWNQTRYWRDSVTLYERAISVTESDPLPHYNLANELREQGRLDDAVRHYEAALRFDPNYAAAHVNLGPLLAQQGRTDEAIAHYVAALRLRPDAAEAHNNLGMLLGEQGKISEAIPHFEQAVRLKPELEGARRNLEVARKLVQAR; this is encoded by the coding sequence ATGCTTCGTGATTTCCTAATCGCGCTCGCTCTGGTGGCGGCTGTTCTCGCGATCTATGGCCAGACCGGGAACCACGAATTTCTCAGCTACGACGACCCCAACTATGTCACAACGAACCTGTCGATCCGCGATGGGGTCACCCTCGACAGCCTGTGGCGGGCGTTCACGAGCACCGAGTTTTACAACTGGCACCCGCTGACCAGGATCTCATACCTCGTGGACTATGAGCTCTATGGGCTGAGTCCTCGCGGGTATCACCTCACCAACGTCGCGCTGCACACCGCCAACACCCTGCTCGTCTTCGTCATTTTCCGTCGCATGACGGGCAAGACGTGGCCCGCCGCATTGGTTGCGGCGCTCTTCGGCGTGCATCCGTTGCACGTGGAGTCCGTGGCGTGGATTTCGGAACGAAAAGACGTGCTCAGCGCCTGCTTCTGGCTGTTGACGATCTGGGCATATGTCCGGTACGCGGAGCGCCGCTCGTCCGGCCGGTATGTCACCGTGCTGGCGCTCTTTACGTTGGGATTGATGGCCAAGCCCATGGTGGTGACTCTGCCGTTCGTGCTCCTGCTGCTGGACTACTGGCCGCTTGGACGATGGTCGCTGACGTTCGACGGGCAGGCGTGGCAAAGCCTGGGCCGGTTGATCTCAGAGAAAGTCCCGTTGCTGGCGTTGGCCGCGGCCGCGAGCGCCATGACGATCTATGCACAGTCTGCGGGCGGCGCGGTCGCGGCGCTCGAACGGTTCCCCCTGAGCGTACGCGTCACGAACGCGTTGGTGTCGTACGTGGCCTACCTGGGACACACGCTGTGGCCGGTAGGCTTATCAATCCGATATCCGCATCCTGGTGTCACCCTGCCGGTGTGGAAGGCGGGCGTCGCGGCCCTGATCCTCCTTGTTGTCACGGGTCTGGCGGTACGCGCGCTTCGATCACGCCCCTACGTGGCCGTCGGCTGGCTGTGGTACCTCGCCACGTTGATTCCCGTCATCGGTGTGATCCAGGTCGGCGACCAAGCCATGGCGGACCGGTACACATACATCCCCTTGATCGGGGTCTTCATCACGGTGGCCTGGGGGCTGCGCGACGCGGCGGCGCGGCCTCGCATACGGACCATCGTGCCGTGGACGGCCGCACTCGCTTTGGCGGCGTTGACCGCCGCGGCATGGAACCAAACGCGGTACTGGCGCGACAGCGTCACGCTCTACGAACGCGCCATCTCGGTCACGGAAAGTGATCCGCTGCCGCACTACAACTTGGCCAACGAGCTGCGGGAGCAGGGCCGGTTGGACGACGCGGTGAGGCATTACGAAGCCGCGTTGCGCTTCGATCCCAACTACGCTGCGGCGCACGTCAATCTCGGGCCCCTGCTGGCGCAGCAAGGCCGGACCGATGAGGCGATCGCGCACTACGTCGCCGCCTTGCGCCTCAGACCCGATGCGGCCGAGGCGCACAACAACCTCGGGATGCTGCTGGGGGAGCAAGGCAAGATCTCGGAGGCGATCCCGCATTTTGAGCAAGCGGTGAGGCTCAAACCGGAACTGGAAGGAGCCCGACGCAACTTGGAAGTCGCCAGGAAACTTGTTCAGGCTCGATGA
- a CDS encoding ABC transporter ATP-binding protein has translation MTAINVQGLNKTFDYFKKEPGFIGSLKSVFWRETLYHHAVKDVSFAIEEGELVGFLGPNGAGKTTTLKILSGILYPTSGEATVLGHVPWKREPAYQRRFALVMGQKNQLWWDLPARESFELNRDIYEIDRASYRNTLDELVEILGVGSLLDVQVRKLSMGERMKCELIAALLHQPRVLFLDEPTIGLDVVSQENIRAFIEDYNRTKQTTVILTSHYMRDVERLCRRVLVINDGRIIYDGALAELADRYVDHKIVTLRLAQPVTPATLARFGQVTEHNGLSVTMKVAKKDLAQTAQGLLSVLPVDDLSIEEVAIETVIATMFAESSGERREEDRRTGVDADGSVRGT, from the coding sequence ATGACGGCCATCAACGTCCAGGGCCTCAACAAGACTTTCGACTACTTCAAGAAGGAACCCGGTTTCATCGGTTCGCTCAAGAGCGTGTTCTGGCGCGAGACGTTGTACCACCATGCGGTGAAGGACGTGTCGTTTGCGATCGAGGAGGGCGAGCTGGTGGGGTTTCTGGGGCCCAACGGGGCGGGCAAGACCACCACGCTCAAGATCCTGTCCGGGATCTTGTATCCCACCTCCGGGGAGGCGACGGTGTTGGGACACGTGCCCTGGAAGCGCGAGCCGGCGTATCAGCGCCGGTTCGCGCTCGTGATGGGGCAGAAAAATCAGTTGTGGTGGGACTTGCCGGCGCGCGAATCGTTCGAACTGAACCGGGATATCTACGAGATCGACCGTGCGTCGTACCGGAACACGCTGGATGAGCTGGTCGAGATCCTGGGCGTCGGCTCCCTGCTGGACGTGCAGGTCCGCAAGCTGTCGATGGGCGAGCGGATGAAATGCGAGCTGATCGCAGCGTTGCTGCACCAACCGCGGGTCTTGTTTCTTGACGAGCCCACGATCGGACTCGACGTGGTCTCGCAGGAAAACATCCGGGCGTTCATCGAGGACTACAACCGGACCAAGCAGACGACCGTGATCCTGACCAGCCATTACATGCGCGACGTGGAGCGGCTTTGTCGGCGCGTGCTGGTGATCAACGACGGGAGGATCATCTACGACGGTGCGTTGGCCGAACTCGCGGACCGCTACGTGGATCACAAGATCGTCACGTTGCGACTCGCGCAACCCGTGACGCCGGCGACGCTCGCCCGCTTCGGGCAGGTCACGGAACACAACGGGTTGAGCGTGACGATGAAGGTGGCAAAGAAGGATCTGGCCCAGACCGCGCAGGGATTGCTCTCGGTCCTGCCGGTCGACGACCTGTCCATCGAGGAGGTGGCGATCGAGACCGTGATCGCCACGATGTTCGCGGAGTCATCGGGGGAGCGACGTGAAGAGGATCGACGCACCGGCGTGGACGCTGACGGATCTGTACGCGGGACCTGA
- a CDS encoding M3 family oligoendopeptidase: MKRIDAPAWTLTDLYAGPEDPAITRDAQDALAQAEAFERRYRGRLAAGAVTPAELAEALGQIEAMTERLRKVATYASLLFSADMTDPRHGALFQASQEQATALRQRLTFFDLEWSALSSDAAAVHLAAPELDRYRHYLEVERALSPHRLSEPEELVLETKANTGVRAFQRLFDEVLAHARFEVVVGAKRERLTEQETLARLHAPSRAVRKAAARGLTKGLDGHAHILTSVFNVIAADQSSTDRLRKFPTPMAARNLANEIDQPAVDALLAAVERGYPVVRRYYRLKQRLLGVSRLYDYDRYAPLPASGRTIRWDQARRTVLDAFDAFSPDMAGIAARFFDGRWIDAAVRPGKRGGAFAHSAVPSAHPYVLLNYTGTARDVMTLAHELGHGVHQYLSRSQGCLQADTPLTMAETASVFGEMLVFRAIKEAERDPARALALVCGMIEDSCSTIFRQVVLTRFEQALHDARRRDGELSTERISGLWLAANRAMFGNSVTLTEDYGRWWSYIPHFIHSPFYCYAYAFGALLVFALYRRYVDEGKAFVPKYLALLSAGGSDAPERLLAKAGVDLGAPGFWDGGIEVLAEWVDQAEKLAVLIARKAAPNRRRGRKTPRR, from the coding sequence GTGAAGAGGATCGACGCACCGGCGTGGACGCTGACGGATCTGTACGCGGGACCTGAGGACCCCGCCATCACGCGCGACGCGCAGGACGCGCTCGCGCAAGCCGAGGCGTTCGAGCGCCGCTACCGCGGGCGTCTGGCCGCAGGCGCGGTGACGCCCGCCGAATTGGCGGAAGCCCTGGGTCAGATCGAAGCCATGACCGAGCGCCTCCGGAAGGTGGCAACGTACGCCTCGCTGCTGTTCAGCGCCGACATGACGGATCCTCGCCACGGCGCCTTGTTCCAGGCCTCGCAGGAACAAGCCACCGCGCTGCGCCAGCGCCTCACGTTTTTCGATCTGGAGTGGAGCGCGCTGTCGTCCGACGCGGCCGCCGTCCATCTCGCCGCCCCGGAACTCGATCGCTACCGCCACTATTTGGAGGTCGAACGGGCCCTGTCGCCGCACCGGTTGTCCGAGCCGGAGGAGTTGGTGCTGGAGACCAAGGCGAACACGGGCGTTCGCGCGTTTCAGCGACTGTTCGACGAGGTGTTGGCTCACGCGCGGTTCGAGGTGGTGGTCGGGGCGAAACGCGAGCGCCTGACGGAACAGGAGACGTTGGCGCGGTTGCACGCCCCCTCCCGCGCCGTCCGCAAAGCCGCGGCAAGGGGGCTGACCAAGGGACTCGACGGCCACGCCCACATCCTCACGTCCGTCTTCAACGTGATTGCGGCGGATCAATCGAGCACGGATCGCCTGCGGAAGTTCCCGACCCCGATGGCCGCGCGCAACCTCGCGAATGAAATCGACCAGCCCGCGGTGGACGCACTGCTGGCCGCGGTGGAGCGCGGCTATCCGGTCGTTCGGCGGTACTACCGTCTCAAGCAGCGGTTGCTGGGCGTGAGTCGCCTGTACGACTACGACCGGTACGCCCCGCTGCCGGCGAGCGGACGGACCATCCGTTGGGATCAGGCCCGGCGCACGGTGCTCGACGCCTTTGACGCGTTTTCACCGGACATGGCGGGCATCGCCGCGCGGTTTTTCGACGGCCGGTGGATCGACGCGGCGGTCAGGCCGGGGAAACGGGGCGGGGCGTTCGCCCACAGCGCCGTCCCGTCGGCCCATCCCTACGTGCTGCTCAACTACACGGGCACCGCCCGCGACGTGATGACGCTGGCGCACGAATTGGGGCACGGCGTCCACCAATACCTGTCGCGCAGCCAAGGCTGCCTACAGGCCGACACGCCGCTTACCATGGCCGAGACCGCGTCGGTCTTCGGGGAAATGTTGGTGTTCCGCGCGATCAAGGAGGCAGAACGCGACCCCGCGCGGGCGCTCGCGTTGGTGTGCGGCATGATCGAAGATTCGTGCTCCACCATCTTCCGCCAGGTGGTGCTCACGCGCTTCGAGCAGGCGCTGCACGACGCCCGACGCCGCGACGGAGAGCTTTCGACCGAGCGAATCAGCGGCCTGTGGCTGGCGGCCAACCGCGCGATGTTCGGCAACAGCGTCACCCTGACCGAAGATTACGGCCGGTGGTGGAGCTACATCCCGCACTTCATCCACTCGCCGTTTTACTGTTACGCGTATGCGTTCGGGGCGCTGTTGGTGTTCGCGCTTTATCGGCGATATGTGGATGAGGGCAAGGCGTTCGTGCCCAAGTACTTGGCGTTGCTGTCCGCGGGCGGCTCGGACGCGCCCGAACGGTTGCTGGCCAAGGCAGGGGTCGATCTCGGGGCGCCCGGGTTCTGGGACGGCGGGATCGAGGTGCTCGCCGAGTGGGTCGACCAAGCCGAGAAGCTCGCCGTTCTGATTGCGCGCAAGGCCGCGCCGAACCGACGTCGTGGTCGCAAAACGCCCCGCCGCTAG